Genomic DNA from Thermoanaerobaculia bacterium:
GAGGAGGAATCGCTTCCGGCGGCCCGGCTCCCAGCCGTACACGCCGCCGAACGCGTAACCGGCGGCCATCACCCCCACCCAGGGGATCAGCGGATAGACCAGCATGAAAGCGTGGCCGCCCGGCTGCGCGATGGGATGCCACGAAGGAACATGGAGCACGTTCCAGATCCAGGCCGCCGGCCCGAACTCGGCCGGCCGGATGCGGTCCAGCAGGTTGTGCCCCGCGACGATCCCGATGCCGATCGCGCCCACGACGCCGGAGGGGAGCCGGACGAGGAGCGCGAGGAAGGCCATCGACCACCCGATCGCCCAGATCACCTGGAGGACGATCGTGTGAAAGCCGGGATCGAACGACCAGCTGAACGAGACGATCGTCGCCTCGACGACGACGAGCCAGAGCCCGCGGGTCCAGAGGAATCGCGCGAGATCGGCCGGCGAGCGTCCGCGCGAGAGCGACAGCCTCGCGCCGGTTCCGGCGAGAAAGACGAACACGGGGGCGCAGAAGTGGGTGATCCAGCGGGTCAGGTAGAGAGCCGGGGTCGTTCGCGCGAGATCGAGCGGGTCGAACCGCGCGTTGGAGAAGAAATCGCGCGTGTGGTCGAGGGCCATGACGATCATCACGAGGCCGCGCAGGACGTCGACGGAATCGACCCGGCGGCGGGCCGGCGCGAGCCGCGGAACCTCACGGGCCGGAGTCGCCATCAGGGCTTCATTCGTGCCGTTTCGCTTCCGGGATTCACCGCGAGGGCGATGGGGAGGGCTTCGCGGGGCCGCCGGGCCGCTTTCGGGCGGCGCCCGGTCTGGAGGTCAGCGCCTCGGCGGTCGTGTAGATCGGCTCGATGTCGGTCGGAATGCCCGCGAGACGGTCGATGGTCTTGACGATCCCGGGCCGGAGCACGGCGAGCTCCGTCATCATCTTCTTCGCGCCCGCGTAGTCCCCGGTCGCCTCGAGCGTCAGGAGGTCGTGGTCGAGGTCCGAGACGGATTGCTTGATCTTCTCGAAGTCGACCGCGAACGTCCCGTCCGGTCTCGCGACGTAGCCCCCCTTGTCGAGCAGGTAGTTGACCTGCATCGCCTGGCCTCGCGCGTGCGCGTCCTGGAGCCCGAAATGGAGCGTCCGGAACGCGGAGGCGAGCACGGTCGTGTACAGCTTGTGTTCCTCACCGGGGCCGCCGGGAATCGCCTTCGTGTCCATCATTCGCTGGAGCGCGACCATGCCGGTGACGTCCGCCTTCGCTTCCTCGATCGCGCTGTAGAGCTCCTTCAGCTCGAACCGCGGGTTCGTTTCCCGGCCGCCGACCTCGATCTGGTGCGGGCCGAGTCCGTGCGTGAGCTCGTGCGCCAGGATCCACGTGAAGAACATGTCGAAGTCGACGTCCTTCCGGTCCGCGGGAGACAGGACGAGCTTCGAGATCGGGACGAGCGTCTTCTCGAACTTCGCCTGCTGGATGTTGCGGAGGAGGATCCGCTTGCTTCCCTTCTGCTGGACGACGCGGTCGTCGTTGGGCAGGTTGTAGGCGGCCGTCGCGATCCCGTGGTTGCCGTCTCCGGCGGCGAAGATCTCGTTGACGACCCGGAGCGGCGAGGCGGCGCCGAGCTTCGCGACCCGGTACTTCGGATCCTCCGGAAGGTGATCTTCGACGTCCTGGAGGTGCTTCGAGAAGAAGGCGAGCCTCGCGGTC
This window encodes:
- a CDS encoding heparan-alpha-glucosaminide N-acetyltransferase domain-containing protein, which gives rise to MATPAREVPRLAPARRRVDSVDVLRGLVMIVMALDHTRDFFSNARFDPLDLARTTPALYLTRWITHFCAPVFVFLAGTGARLSLSRGRSPADLARFLWTRGLWLVVVEATIVSFSWSFDPGFHTIVLQVIWAIGWSMAFLALLVRLPSGVVGAIGIGIVAGHNLLDRIRPAEFGPAAWIWNVLHVPSWHPIAQPGGHAFMLVYPLIPWVGVMAAGYAFGGVYGWEPGRRKRFLLRLGAGLSLLFVALRWANVYGDPRPWAPQKTAVLTAMDFLNCEKYPPSLLYLLMTLGPAIFLLARLERPAGAVASKVVVYGRVPFFYYVLHIPLVHAMAIAALIFRYGPGVFSSGPGKPPPGGIGFGLPAVYLAWALAVAILYLPCRWFAALKARRRDAWLSYL